One segment of Yersinia kristensenii DNA contains the following:
- the hupA gene encoding nucleoid-associated protein HU-alpha, whose translation MNKTQLIDVIADKADLSKVQAKAALESTLAAITESLKEGDAVQLVGFGTFKVNHRNERTGRNPQTGKEIKIAAANVPAFVSGKALKDAVKS comes from the coding sequence ATGAATAAGACTCAACTGATTGACGTAATCGCGGACAAAGCGGACCTTTCTAAAGTACAAGCAAAAGCTGCTTTGGAGTCCACATTGGCTGCAATTACCGAATCTCTGAAAGAGGGTGATGCAGTACAATTGGTTGGTTTCGGTACTTTCAAAGTAAACCATCGTAATGAGCGCACTGGCCGCAACCCACAGACCGGTAAAGAAATCAAAATTGCTGCAGCTAATGTGCCAGCGTTTGTTTCTGGTAAGGCATTGAAAGACGCTGTTAAATCTTAA